CTCCGAGTTGACAGCAGACATTGAGGAAGTCCAATTCTGGATCTTGATCGGATGAAACGAGTTGGTGCATGAGCCCTGCCATGAAGGCATCTCCAGCGCCAATAGAATCTGCCACCTCGATTGCGGAAGTGGCTCCTGAGAAGATTTCATTTTTTTCTGAAAAGTAGAGCGCGCCCTCTTTCCCAAAGGTGACACAAAGATTTTTGGGGAAATTAGAGAACTTTTCCTTAGCGGATCTCAACAGGCTCATGTCGCTCACGGATGCTTCCAATTGAGTGATGGCTTCGTACTCAGTCTCATTACATTTTAAGACATCGGGGGTGGCTGCGATTTCTTGAACGAGCTCGAGTTCCCAGGGATCGCGCAAGTTGATGTCGCAACATTTCAATCCGGGAAAATTCTTTAACTGAGCTTTTAGCCAGGACCAGTTTTCCGGAACGTGATTCGCGAGGGAACCATAGAGCAGCGCGTCGCCTTTTGGAAGTGGTGCTGTCTCCATCAATTCTGCAAGATGGTGCCAGGCGCAGTTGGGGGTAAAGGCGTAGCTGGCGTCTCCTTCTTCGTTGAGCGTTACTTCGACCGTTCCAGTCGGGTAGTCGCCGACTTGAACAAAGTCCGTGTTTAAACCGTATCGCTTCATTGCTTCCAACGCACGCTCGCCAAACTCATCTTTGCCGAGTGCTGAAACCATAACTGCTTCGTGCCCGAGGAGGCTGAGGTTTGCGGCTGCATTGAGAGGTGCGCCACCCAGCCGGGGGCCGGATGGGAGGCAGTCCCAGAGGATTTCGCCAAAAATAATAATACGAGACATATGGTAATGAGAATTAGAAGCTGGGTTTCTAACTCAGCAACCTGGTTTCGGGAAGGTCTATTTTCGTCATGTTGATTTTATGAATATGCGAATGGTAAATCGTGTACTGTGGGCAGGATTATTGTTGATGTTGGTCTGCTCACTCATGGGCAAAAATTATTTGGAAGAAAACGCTGAAGACCGGGATGCTCGGATGGATTGGTGGAAGGAAGCGCGCTTCGGCATGTTTATCCATTGGGGCGTCTATTCCGTTCACGGTGGAACCTACAAGGGGAATCAGGTTCCGGGTATTGGTGAGTGGATTATGAATAAAGCTCCTATTCCCGTAGATGAATATGAAGGATATGCTGAAATGTTTAATCCTGTGTTTTTCGATGCCGAGGAGTGGGTGCGTATTGCCAAGAATGCAGGTATGAAATACATCGTCATCACCTCCAAGCATCATGACGGCTTCGCGTTGTGGGACTCGAAGGTCAGCGATTGGGATATCATGGATGCTTCGCCCTTCAAACAGGACATTTTGAAAGAGCTTTCCATTGCGTGTGAGAAGTATGGCATTCGACTTTGCTTCTATCATTCGATCATGGATTGGCATCACCCGGATGCCCAGGGACCGTTCTATCCCAAATATAATGATCGCAAGCGCGAAAATCCCCGCTTCCCCCTGTATGTAGAAAACTACTTGAAGCCCCAGTTGAAGGAACTGCTTACCGGGTATGGGGACCTGGGGATTCTCTGGTTTGATGGCGAGTGGATTCCAGATTACAAAACCGAAATAGGAAAGGACATCTACAACTTCGTTCGCAATCTTCAACCCGACATCATTATAAACAACCGGGTCGATAAAGGGCGCAAAGGTATGGAAGGGTTGAATGCGGAAGGCAACTTTGCTGGCGACTATGGAACCCCTGAACAGGAAATTCCTGATACTGGGCTGCCCGGTGTTGATTGGGAGTCTTGCATGACTATGAACAGAACCTGGGGTTGGAAAGCTTACGACAATGAGTGGAAGTCGGATGAGCTCCTGATACGAAACCTCATTGATATCGCTTCCAAGGGGGGGAACTACCTCTTGAATGTTGGCCCTACTCATGAAGGTCTCATTCCTGCTCCCAGTATCGAGCGTCTGCGTGCGATGGGTGACTGGCTGGCCGTATATGGGGAATCGATTTACGGCTCAGATGCGAGTCCGTTTGAAAAACCTGATTGGGGTCGGTTCACACAGAAAGAGGGTGAGGTATTTGCTCACATTTTTGAATGGCCAGAAGACGGAACGCTGCGAATTCCGCTCATGGATGGGATGCCATATAAAAGCATCCAGATTATCGATTGTTGCGATGACTTGGCTTGGGAGATCCGCGGTGACGATGCATTTATTTCTCTCCCGTTAGAAATGCAGGATGCAATTGCCACCGTTGTGAAGCTCGAGTACTGATTTTAGTCGAAGACCACTTCTCTGCCGGTCCGACTCGATTCGGATACGGCATCTAGGATTTTTTGAACTGCCAAGCCTTGCTCTAGATTCATGGCCAGTGGTTCGTCGCCGGTCAGATGATTGATGAAGTTGTGGAAACGATTGCCGTGTGGAAATGGATTGGATCGGCTTCCTATCTCAACTGCATGGTAGTCATTCGGTTTGGAACCGGGACGATAAAGCTTGGCTGGACTCATGGATGCCCCTGCCTCCGTTCCAAAGAGCTCTATCCCTTGCCGGTTTTCCTCAGCGGCGTGACAGGCCCAGGTAACTTCCAGGTGAACGGTCGCTCCGTTCTTCATTTTGATGAGGGCAGAAGCAAAGTCATCTACATCAAAGGTAATATCCTCCTTGTCTGAGTTCCCCCAATCACCTTCTCCCAAACCGCGGTTGCCAAATTTTGTATAAGTGACGCCCGATACTGAAGCAGGTTCAAAATTGTTCATCAGGTATAAACAGGCATCCAGGTAGTGGACACCGATATCGTTAATGGCTCCTGCGCCAGCCAATTCTTTGTTTCCGAACCAGGTACCCAGTTTAGGGATACCAGAACGGCGGAACCAATAGGCCTTGGCATGGTAGACCTCTCCAAGCTCGCCTTCTTCGACTACAGATCTGATTCGTTGGACTTCCTCGAAGAAGCGAAGGTTCATGCCCAGAGTAAAGCATTTACCACTGACTCTGGCTGCCGCTGCGACTTCCTCTGCCTGTGGTTGGTTCATAGCAAATGGTTTTTCAAGGATGACATGCTTTCCTGCCTGCAGTGCCTGGATTGCCAAGGGTGCGTGAAACTTATTGGGCACGGCTATGTAAACCGCATCCACCTGATCGCTGGCGAGTAACTCCTCGCTGCTTGCAAATGTCTCCGCTATCTTGTGTTTGGTGGCGAGTGCTTCGCACCTTCCTTGGTTGAGGTCCTGGATAGCAACTACCTGAGCCGCTGCATGCTGGTTGATTTCTCCTGCACTAATATCTGCTATTTGTCCTGCGCCGATGAGCCCGAACTGTATCTTTTTCATGGTATTGTATTGATGATTAGACTTTGAATAGCGAACTAAATGCGTCAATGGTTGTCCTTTCGACGGTAAGAAAAGGATCTAATCAACGGCCTTAACTTCTGCTTTACTGATAAAGTTTCCCTAGCTTTGCCTTTTCATCCGAAGGACAAAGCTTATTAATAGAATCCTCTACTATGAAAATTACCCTAATTGCGAGTGGCGACTTACGCGAAAGTGCCAACCAAACCTGCTGGGAGAAACAAGCCGAAATGGAAGCGCAGCTTAGCGACGTGGTGGCGAAGCTCGGGCATGAGCTTGAACGGGCGCATCTCTACAATAAAGCCCGTGGCCATGGTTTCATTGGAAGTCAAAAGGAAGGCATGGATGTCTTTTCCAAGATAGATCCTAAGCAACCCATCATTGTGGCAGAGGCGGTGTGGCAATACAGTCACCACATCTTGCACGGGCTCATCAGCCACCAGGCGCCCATACTCACTGTAGCGAACTGGTCGGGTACCTGGCCAGGGCTTGTTGGTATGCTTAATCTTAACGGCTCACTTACGAAAGCTGGAGTGAAGTATTCGACGCTCTGGAGCGAGGACTTTAGTGACGATTTGTTCTTAAACGGATTAACATCCTGGTTGGAAACTGGCGAAGTCGTTCATGCCACACCGCAGGTAAACCCGTTTGGCGGAGCATCGGGGCAGGCCGATGAAGTTGCTGGCCAACTAGCTGGACAGTTACAGAGGGACAAAGCCATAATGGGCGTCTTCGACGAAGGTTGCATGGGAATGTTCAATGCCATCATACCTGATCACCTGCTTTTCTCGACCGGAGTTTACAAAGAACGTCTGAGCCAATCGGCCCTTTATGCTGGGATGCAGGAGGTCAGCGACGAGGAAGCTGCGAGTGCCTATCAGTGGATTTGTGATCGTGGATTCAACTTTCATTTCGGTGAAGACGAAGTTGAGGACCTGACCGAGGCGCAAGTACTTGAGCAGTGCAAATTGTATATTGCTGCCTGTCGGATCGGAGATTTCTTCGGGTGCGACGCGATTGGTATTCAATATCAACAAGGACTCAAAGACCTGTGTCCTGCCTCTGACCTTGCCGAAGGTTTACTTAATAGCAGCGAGCGTCCCCCAGTGACCAATGATGCTGGAGAAGTCATCAAGGCCGGGAAACCATTTACTCATTTCAACGAAGTTGACGAGTGTGCCGGACTGGATGGATTGCTGACCCAGCGAGTGCACGATGCACTGGGTCAACCGCCGGAAAATACTCTGCACGATTTACGTTGGGGCGATGCTGACAAAAGTGGCACCACCGACGAATACGTCTGGGTGTTTCTCATCAGTGGGTCTGTCCCAGTCGAGCACAACGGTGGCTATGAAAACTGTCATGGTTATCGCCAGCCCATTATGTACTTTGGTAAAGGTGGATCCACCTTGCAGGGTATATCTCATCCCGGCGAAGTGGTGTGGAGTCGTATCTGGGTTGATGGATCTGTGCCCGGCGGCCAGCTCTGCATGGATCTGGGTCGTGGAGAAGCTATTGAATTACCGGAAGAAGAAACTCAACGCCGCCTCAATGAAACGACTCCTCAATGGCCGATCATGCATTGTATCACCTATGGAGTGTCGCGCGACGAGATGATGGCCCGTCATAAGGCCAACCACATTCAGCTTGCTTATGCCAACAGCGCTGAAGACGCGGACCTGGCCATGCAAACGAAGGCCGCATTGGCCGCCAAACTAGGAATTAAGGTCTCTCTGTGCGGAACGGGCAAGGGCGGGGCACCTTTGTCTTAGTTTCATTTTATTGGCTGTAAACAAGCCAGTCTGGGCAGTTTGGGATAGATTCAGCCCCTCCATCAAAAATTGTTTTTGATAAAATCAGTGAACTGGGGTGTTTTAGCTGTGTTAAGCTCATTGTATTTTCTGAATGGCTCCCGAATTCTCAGATCAAAATTTATGGTTCTCGCAGAACTCTATTCAATGGAAAAGTGATTTTAGGCTGTTTTTCCTGGCGATCTTCCAACCTTATTTGTCGAGAAATATCTGATTATAGCTTCTGGTTCTGCCGCCTCTTGCTTCGAGTTGGGGGAGAGCCCCATACTTTTCGGCTTCCGCCCACCAGAGTGCCTGGAGCTCTTTGAGTTTCTCGGGATGTGTATCTGCGAGGTTAGTAGACTCTGTAAAATCGTTGTTTTGATTGTAGAGTTCCCAATGGTCGTCTGCGAAATGGGTTCCGTGCTTGTGGAAAGCCATGGCTTTCCAGCCTTGATGATAAATGGATCGGCTTGCCCAAAGCTCCCAGTATTGAGTGTCTCGAGGAGCCGGTGCTTCCGGACTTTGGAATACGGCCCTCAGACTTTTACCATGAAGTGGCATCTGAGGAACACCATCAAAGGTATCCGGTGCTTCGATGCCAACCAGGTCGAGCACGGTTGGTGTAATATCAATGACATCGACGAATTGTTCGCGAAGGCCTTTTGATTCTATTCCTTCGGGCCACGACACTATCATCGGTGTCCGAACGCCTCCATTAAATGGCCACAGTTTGTAATATTGGAAAGGGGCACTTGAAGCCATTGCCCAGGGCCTTTGATATTGAGGCTGCGAATTGCGAGAGCCGAGGTCATCGAGTCGCTCATACATTTCTTCCACTGTAAGCTTCCCGTTATAGGGATGTTCGAAATTGCCTTCCACGCCAGCTTCTGGCGCTCCACCGTTGTCCGAGATCAGAATAATTAGAGAATCCTCAAAGTGATTCTTCTCTTTGAGAAAATTGATGAGGCGACCAATTTGATCGTCCGTGTGTTCAAGGAAACCTGCATAGGCTTCCATGAAGCGGGCAAATACTTTTTGCTCGACCTCACTCAGATCTGCCCAGGCTGGATCTCCCAGCCCTCGCGCCGGTAATTTGGAACTGGCAGGAATGAGTCCGGTTTTGAGCTGCTTACGAAAGCGTCGTTCCCGAACCTTATCCCAGCCTTCATCGAACTTGCCCTTGTATTTTTCGATGTAGCGTTTGGGCACTTGTATAGGTGAATGCACCGCTCCAAAAGTGAGGTAGAGAAAGAATGGCTTGTCCGGTTTGTCATCTAAATTCGCACCGATCATTTGAATCGATTGATTTACGATGTCTTCGGAAAAATGATAGTCGGGGTCTTCAGGTGGATCAACATGTCGATTATCGATGACTAGGTCGGGACGGTATTGATCTGTCCAGCCATAGAGAAATCCATGAAAGCGATCGAAACCCTTTTGCAGCGGCCAGTGGGTGCGTTCACCAGCAGCGTACATTTCGGCCGCAGGTACCAGGTGCCACTTTCCCGCCATCAGCGTGCTGTACCCGTTTCGTCCAAGAATTTGAGCAATGTTCGCTGCCGCTGCGCTTACTTGTCCTCGCGTATGAGGATAGCCTTGATCGCTTCCTGTTAATTCTTTCATACCCACTGCGTGGGAATTGCGACCGGTCAATAGAGATGCTCGGGTAGGTGAACAAACCGCCTTCGAATGAAAGTTGTTAAACTGCAATCCTTCAGTAGCCAGCGTATCCATGTAAGGCGTTGAAACTATCGACCCGTAGGAACCTAAATCTCCAAAGCCCGTATCGTCCAATACGATGTAGATGACGTTCGGGCTTTGTTGGGGAGCTTTCACTTCTTGAAGGTGATCTGGTGTCGAGTCCGCAGCTAATCGACCTATGCTACCTTGAAACCTTTCAGCTGCCGGATGATCCGGAGTGGTGGAAGAACCTTGTGCTGCCAGCTTGGAGTGGGATGTCGCAACCAAAGTAAAGGTTGTAAGCAAAATAAAAGGGAAGCGTGGTATTTCTTTAAAGATAGTCATAGAATAAAAATGAATTGTGTCACGTCTGGTAAACCGTTCGGGATCCTTCTGTTTCCGTCCTCTTAAATCATCAAGTGGGCGGTTGTTTTTGTAGTAATGGACGTCCTACTTATTTAAATGATGGATCAGAAATGGCACTTCGTTTTCGAAAGGCAGCTGTATTTGCGGATACTTAAGAAATACTTCCACACCTGCTCTTCGTAGTTTTTCTTCCATGATAATTCCAAAATTTACGTGGTGAATCGACCAGCCTCGCGCACGCTCCGGGTTATCTGGAATTTGATCATCCGGTTTCATTCCATAACTCATGTAGCTAGGAGGATCATCCGAACTGATGTGGTTGATGATAGAGAGCTCCTTCATCAGTGCACGCATCTCTACGTCCGAGAGATCAAACTCCGAACGGTCCCTGTCGTGAAAGGCTTTTCTGTAACCAGGAATATTTTCTACCCACCAGTCAAAGTCCATGGTCGACTGACCGGCTAATGGCGCAACAGCTGCAAGGCGGGTTGATTCACGTGCAATTGGATCATCACTTTCCGGGTCGGCGAAATCATCGCCCCAGGCGAGGTAGGCGACCAGTTGTGCCCCGGCTGATCCGCCGTAGGCCGCGATCCGATTTTTATCGATGCCCCATTCATCTGACTTGCTCCGGATAAATTGTAATGCACGAACTGCATCTTCATGCGCGGCTGGAAGTCTCGCATGCTTCATAAAGCGGTATTCTACTGAGGCATGGTGAATCCCCGCATCCAGGTATTGTTGGATTTTCTTTGCAGTGACCTTTTTATGTGAACCTCCTGTGAATCCACCACCGTGAATATAAACAACCAAAGGTGCAGGACCATCTACATCCGCCTTCCAAAAGTCGATCACTTGATTACTGTGGTTCCCATAGGAAACATCCTCGTAGGTTATCGGCGGTATGGGGGCCCTTTGCTGTGCCTGGGTACTGATGCCAAAGGCTGCAATGAATAGGATGGTGGGAAGAAGATGGCGAACATTCCTAGAGTAGATCATAGGGAAATCATAGGACGAAGCAATTCGTCTACAAGAAAATTGGCTGAATCTGGTACTACCTTATTATTAAACCTCTTGCACTTTTGAAGGCGTTTGAAACTTTAAGATTATGTCTGAACTTTGTGCTCACCTCGATGATATTCAAGCAGCGGCAGGTAGTATTGCTCCCTTTGCGCACAAGACACCTGTGTTACGTTGTTCTGCTTTGGATAAAACCCTGGATGCCCAACTCTACTTCAAGTGCGAGAATTTTCAGAAAGTAGGAGCCTTTAAATTTCGCGGTGCCTGCAACGCGGTTACCAGTTTGTCTGAGGAGGAACTCAAGCGAGGAGTAGCTACTCATTCATCGGGCAATCACGCCGCCGCCCTGGCTTTGTCTGCCAAACTGGCTGGATCGAGTGCTCACATCGTCATGCCCTCGAATGCCCCGGCCGTGAAAAAGGCTGCGGTAGAGGGTTACGGCGCAAAAATTACTTATTGTGAACCCACCCTGGAAGCGCGTGAGAGGACTTTGGCCCATATCCTGGAGAATGAGGGCCGGGTACTGATTCATCCTTACAACGATGCGCGTATTATTGCCGGGCAAGGGACTGCAGCCCTCGAACTGCTAGAAGAAGTCGGCGAGCTGGATGTTGTTATGGCCCCGGTCGGTGGGGGTGGATTGCTGAGCGGTACTTCCATCGCTTTCAGTGAATCGAATCCAACCACGAAAGTCATCGGCGCTGAACCGTTGAATGCAGATGATGCTTATCGTTCGACGCAAACAGGTGAGATACAGCCTTCCGATAATCCTCAAACTATAGCTGATGGACTCCTTACCAGCCTGGGCGAATTGACCTTTGCGATCATTCAAGAACGCTGTTCCAGTATCGTAACCGTTTCCGAAGAATCCATTGTCGAGGCCATGCGCCTGGTTTGGGAGCGGATGAAAATTATTATTGAACCGTCTGCAGCCGTACCCGTTGCCGCACTACTTGAAAAACGCAGTGAGATTCCTGGCGAGCGCGTGGGAGTGATCTTCTCGGGAGGCAATATTGATCTGGAGCGATTGCCGTGGCTCAAATAATTGTCTCATTGAAAATATGAATCACGTGAAAGACGACATTTCCCAGAAGCTCGTTGAACTCAGCTCCCTCCTCGAAGGAGAGTTACATACCGGTCGCCTCATGCGGACCTTGTATGCAACGGATGGGTCAGCTTATCAAGAGATGCCACTCGCCGTGGCAATTCCTGAGTCTGAGAAAGATTTGATCGAACTCATCCGTTTCGCTGGTGAGCACGGAGTAGGGCTTATCCCAAGAACGGCCGGAACCTCACTCGCTGGGCAGGTCGTGGGGAACGGAATCGTTGTGGATGTATCCCGCCACTTCACCGATATTCTGGAAATTAACGAATCGGAATCTTGGGTACGTGTCCAACCAGGCGTGATTCGAAATGAGCTCAATGCTGCTCTCAAGTCGCATGGTCTTTTCTTTGGCCCAGAAACGTCGACCCAAAATCGAGCTATGGTGGGCGGGATGCTGGGCAATAATTCCTGTGGCTCGAATTCGGTTAAGTATGGGAGTGTAAGGGATCATATACTAGAAGTTACCGCCTTACTCTCAGATGGCTCGAAAGTGATCTTTGGCCCTATAAGTCTGGAGGCGTTTGAGGCAAAATGCGAGGGTCCGGAATCCTTAGAAACGCGACTCTATCGTTCTATTCGAGATCAGCTTGGTGACGAGTCAGTGAGAGCAGAGATCGCAAAAGAATTTCCCAAGCCGTCCATTCCGAGACGCAACACCGGTTATGCTCTGGATCTACTTATGGACGCCTCTTGCATGGATCCCGCGAGTGATAAGGCATTCAATTTTGCTAAACTCATTGCAGGGAGTGAAGGCACCTTGTGTCTGGTCACGGAAATGAAACTCCACTGTAATCCTCTGCCACCCAAAGTGGTTGGTATACAGTGTGCTCAATTTGACTCAGTCGATCAGGCTTTGAAAGCCACACAGATTGCTGTCGGCTTTGACTGTTATGCCTGTGAACTGATTGATGATTTCATCCTCGAATGCACTGAGCGGAGCCTGGAACATCGTAACAGCCGCTTCTTCATCGAAGGTTCGCCGGGAGCGGTACTCGTTACCGAGATTCGGGCGGATTCGGAGGATGCGGTTCTGAAGATAACCCATCAATTGGAAGAAGCCTTTCGTAACGCCGGATATGGTTATGCCTACCCAGTCTTGTTTGGTCAGGATACGGAAAAAATCTGGAATTTGAGAAAAGCTGGCTTGGGATTGATGAACAATATTCCCGGCGATGCGAAACCCGTTCCGGTGGTGGAAGACACGGCTGTCGATGTGGCAGACCTTCCACAATATATTGCCGAATTTGATCGTCTGTTAGCTGAGCGCTTTGGTCTGCAGTGCATTCACTACGCCCATGCCGGTAGTGGTGAGATACATTTACGGCCCATTATCAATCTCAAGACGGAGGAAGGTAAACAGCAGTTCCGGGAAGTCGCCCAGGTGATTGCCGATCTGGTAAAACAGTATCGAGGTTCGCTCTCTGGGGAGCATGGCGATGGTCGTCTTCGTGGAGAGTTTCTCAAGCAAATGTTGGGCGAGCAAAACTATGCTCTGGTTGAAGCGGTTAAGCGTAGCTGGGATCCCCAGGATATCTTTAATCCTGGCAAGATCGTGAACACCCCTCCGATGAATGAGTATCTTCGTTATCAGCCGGGCGTGGCACCCCCTGAGGTTGAAACACATTTCGATTGGTCTGCGACCAGTGGGTTATTGGGGGCGGCTGAGATGTGCACGGGATCAGCGGATTGCCGCAAGACCCATCTGGCCGGCGGAACGATGTGCCCCAGTTACATGGCAACGCGCAATGAGAAAGACACAACTCGGGCTAGGGCCAATATGCTTCGCGATGTGTTGACCTCATCGGAAAATGAAAATCCGTTCAATGACGAGTATCTCAAAGACGTTTTGGACCTTTGCCTTTCCTGCAAGGGGTGTAAGAAAGAATGCCCGACCTCGGTCGATATGGCGAAGCTCAAGGCTGAGTTTCAGCAGCATTATTACGATGCGAATGGCGCTTCTCTTCGCTCGAAGTTAATAGCGCGCTATGCCTCGATGCAAAGGTGGGCGGCCATGCTTCCGGGGCTATGGAACATGGCTTTCGGAACACCTTTCATTCGACGTTTTTTAAATAGCCTGAGTGGATTCCATCCAGAGCGGTCTATTCCACTACTTCCGAAGCAAACCTTAGAGCGATGGTTCAAGAATCGTACTCCGCATGCTAACGCCGGATCGAACGGTAGTGTATGGTTCTTCAACGATGAGTTTACGAATTACCAGGATACACGTGCAGGAATTTCGACCATTGAGTTATTGGAACGTCTGGGCTATAAAGTTGAAATTCCCGAGCATGGTGAAAGCGGCAGAACCTGGTTATCGAAAGGCTTTGTTCGAAAAGCCAAACGCATCATCAATGATAACCTTAAGACCCTCTCGGAAAAGGTAAATGAAGAGCGACCCCTGGTGGGCGTCGAGCCATCCGCCATTCTTACCTTTCGGGATGAGGCGCTCGATCTTGCCGAACCGGATTTGAAAGAGACTGCTCAACAAATGGCACCTCATTGTTTGTTGTTAGAAGAGTTTATCGAACGCGAAGCAAAGGCCGGTCGTGTCAGTTCAGGAGACTTTGTTGAGGATGCGGAAAAGGTACTCTTGCACGGGCATTGTTTCCAAAAGGCTTTAGTTGGAATTCAACCCACTTTGGCTGCGCTCAGTCTTCCGGTGAACTATACGGTCGAGGCGATCCCCAGTGGCTGTTGTGGTATGGCCGGATCTTTTGGTTATGAAAAAGAGCACTTCGATGTATCCATGAACATTGCAGACCTGGTACTCCTTCCGGCTGTTAAGAATGAAGCGGATACAACTTTGGTAGCCGCTTCAGGCACCTCCTGTCGGCATCAGATTCTCGATGGAGCACAGCGAGAGGCATTACACCCGGCCGAGATACTGTTGCGTGCATTGAAATAAGTGCACGTTGCTCTATCGAATTACTCAACTGCCTCCAACGCTGCGAGGTCAGTGCTGAGTAGAACGCGAAGGTTTCGATGACCTTCTTCATCGGCCATCAGCCACAGGTCGATAGCCGTATGTCCGGGGTTGGGTTCGTCCCAGAAGTAAGGGGGGGGATCCAGCGGGCGTGCTTCCAGCGTGTAACGAACGCCTTCAGGTATGATGGCTTTCAGGTGGCAGGTTTTGCCCTCTTGTTTGAGGACAGCGGACTTGTTTACAACTTCTACCTTGGATTTGGTTACCATGCGCCAATGGAGAGTCGCTGAGTTTCTGCCTTCGTGTTCGAAGGGTTTGCGTGCACCCACAACACGGTCGTCAATTTGAAGTACCTTCATGTCGTGCGTGGTGAAGGTGCGTTCATAGCTTTGCACGTTCTTTGAATTCACCGAACTCAGGTCGACGGTGCCAGAGATCTTATTTCCGTTTTCGGAAAAGTGAGTGATTGAGGCCTGTTCGTTTACCAAGTGTGGTTGTTCATCAATGAGAAGGATGTTATGACTATACGGACCCAGCCGAAATGTGCGCCATCGATCAGAGCTTTGCCTTTGGTCCCAGATGCCAATATTTTTCGACTCCAGGGTCAGGTAAGTCTGAGCGCCAAGATCCACGGCCCAGCGTACGCCTTCGTCTTCATAGATAAAACTACCTGCATCCATGTGAGCATGACTGATGGAACAGAGGCCTCCTTTGAAACCCAGAAAGAATGCCTCTGGATCTCCCCACGCCGACTTGACCATTCCTATGGGATTACTCCCATTTCCATACCAGGTGTTTGGTAGGTCCATCTCGGCGGGATCAATATCGTTGGCGTTTTCTGGATACCACAAGGCGGCGAAAGGAAGCAGGCGATTCCGGTTATTACCTTTGGTCCACTCGTCGGATTTTAGAAACGAGCTGAGTTGTCTGCGGTATTCGTAATGAGCAACCGGGTCGTCATATTTTTGGGCGAACCAGGTGGGGCCCGGTGAGTAGTAGATATAGCTTCCACTATCAAAGAAGTTGTAGGCAGCTCCGGTGGGAGCGACGGCCATGGTGCGGAACCCCATCGATTTCTTGAAGGACTCGTGATCCTCCAATCCAAAATTGTGACCGACCGCACGATCCAGAAGGTCCATGAAGATGGCTGAGAACTCCGTA
This genomic stretch from Opitutia bacterium ISCC 52 harbors:
- a CDS encoding Gfo/Idh/MocA family oxidoreductase → MKKIQFGLIGAGQIADISAGEINQHAAAQVVAIQDLNQGRCEALATKHKIAETFASSEELLASDQVDAVYIAVPNKFHAPLAIQALQAGKHVILEKPFAMNQPQAEEVAAAARVSGKCFTLGMNLRFFEEVQRIRSVVEEGELGEVYHAKAYWFRRSGIPKLGTWFGNKELAGAGAINDIGVHYLDACLYLMNNFEPASVSGVTYTKFGNRGLGEGDWGNSDKEDITFDVDDFASALIKMKNGATVHLEVTWACHAAEENRQGIELFGTEAGASMSPAKLYRPGSKPNDYHAVEIGSRSNPFPHGNRFHNFINHLTGDEPLAMNLEQGLAVQKILDAVSESSRTGREVVFD
- a CDS encoding fucose isomerase gives rise to the protein MKITLIASGDLRESANQTCWEKQAEMEAQLSDVVAKLGHELERAHLYNKARGHGFIGSQKEGMDVFSKIDPKQPIIVAEAVWQYSHHILHGLISHQAPILTVANWSGTWPGLVGMLNLNGSLTKAGVKYSTLWSEDFSDDLFLNGLTSWLETGEVVHATPQVNPFGGASGQADEVAGQLAGQLQRDKAIMGVFDEGCMGMFNAIIPDHLLFSTGVYKERLSQSALYAGMQEVSDEEAASAYQWICDRGFNFHFGEDEVEDLTEAQVLEQCKLYIAACRIGDFFGCDAIGIQYQQGLKDLCPASDLAEGLLNSSERPPVTNDAGEVIKAGKPFTHFNEVDECAGLDGLLTQRVHDALGQPPENTLHDLRWGDADKSGTTDEYVWVFLISGSVPVEHNGGYENCHGYRQPIMYFGKGGSTLQGISHPGEVVWSRIWVDGSVPGGQLCMDLGRGEAIELPEEETQRRLNETTPQWPIMHCITYGVSRDEMMARHKANHIQLAYANSAEDADLAMQTKAALAAKLGIKVSLCGTGKGGAPLS
- a CDS encoding alpha-L-fucosidase translates to MRMVNRVLWAGLLLMLVCSLMGKNYLEENAEDRDARMDWWKEARFGMFIHWGVYSVHGGTYKGNQVPGIGEWIMNKAPIPVDEYEGYAEMFNPVFFDAEEWVRIAKNAGMKYIVITSKHHDGFALWDSKVSDWDIMDASPFKQDILKELSIACEKYGIRLCFYHSIMDWHHPDAQGPFYPKYNDRKRENPRFPLYVENYLKPQLKELLTGYGDLGILWFDGEWIPDYKTEIGKDIYNFVRNLQPDIIINNRVDKGRKGMEGLNAEGNFAGDYGTPEQEIPDTGLPGVDWESCMTMNRTWGWKAYDNEWKSDELLIRNLIDIASKGGNYLLNVGPTHEGLIPAPSIERLRAMGDWLAVYGESIYGSDASPFEKPDWGRFTQKEGEVFAHIFEWPEDGTLRIPLMDGMPYKSIQIIDCCDDLAWEIRGDDAFISLPLEMQDAIATVVKLEY
- a CDS encoding arylsulfatase, with protein sequence MTIFKEIPRFPFILLTTFTLVATSHSKLAAQGSSTTPDHPAAERFQGSIGRLAADSTPDHLQEVKAPQQSPNVIYIVLDDTGFGDLGSYGSIVSTPYMDTLATEGLQFNNFHSKAVCSPTRASLLTGRNSHAVGMKELTGSDQGYPHTRGQVSAAAANIAQILGRNGYSTLMAGKWHLVPAAEMYAAGERTHWPLQKGFDRFHGFLYGWTDQYRPDLVIDNRHVDPPEDPDYHFSEDIVNQSIQMIGANLDDKPDKPFFLYLTFGAVHSPIQVPKRYIEKYKGKFDEGWDKVRERRFRKQLKTGLIPASSKLPARGLGDPAWADLSEVEQKVFARFMEAYAGFLEHTDDQIGRLINFLKEKNHFEDSLIILISDNGGAPEAGVEGNFEHPYNGKLTVEEMYERLDDLGSRNSQPQYQRPWAMASSAPFQYYKLWPFNGGVRTPMIVSWPEGIESKGLREQFVDVIDITPTVLDLVGIEAPDTFDGVPQMPLHGKSLRAVFQSPEAPAPRDTQYWELWASRSIYHQGWKAMAFHKHGTHFADDHWELYNQNNDFTESTNLADTHPEKLKELQALWWAEAEKYGALPQLEARGGRTRSYNQIFLDK
- a CDS encoding alpha/beta hydrolase, encoding MIYSRNVRHLLPTILFIAAFGISTQAQQRAPIPPITYEDVSYGNHSNQVIDFWKADVDGPAPLVVYIHGGGFTGGSHKKVTAKKIQQYLDAGIHHASVEYRFMKHARLPAAHEDAVRALQFIRSKSDEWGIDKNRIAAYGGSAGAQLVAYLAWGDDFADPESDDPIARESTRLAAVAPLAGQSTMDFDWWVENIPGYRKAFHDRDRSEFDLSDVEMRALMKELSIINHISSDDPPSYMSYGMKPDDQIPDNPERARGWSIHHVNFGIIMEEKLRRAGVEVFLKYPQIQLPFENEVPFLIHHLNK